One Cellulomonas taurus genomic region harbors:
- a CDS encoding response regulator, which translates to MTEIRVLLADDQALLRAALATILDSADDLTVVGQASTGREAVDLARELRPDVICMDVQMPEMDGIEATRQIRADADLDTAILVLTTFNREDYLVEALAAGASGFLLKNSRPEQLADAVRAVAAGDALLSPEVTRSVIARAMGSGAAEQPGPEPCPVAVEQLTERETEVLQLVARGLSNDEIAAELVLGRATVKTHVSNVLTKLGLRDRVQAVVFAYRNGLGS; encoded by the coding sequence ATGACCGAGATCCGAGTGCTGCTCGCCGACGACCAGGCGCTCCTGCGCGCAGCCCTGGCCACCATCCTGGACTCCGCCGACGACCTCACCGTGGTCGGCCAGGCCTCCACCGGGCGCGAGGCGGTCGACCTGGCCCGCGAGCTGCGACCCGATGTGATCTGCATGGACGTCCAGATGCCCGAGATGGACGGCATCGAGGCCACCCGGCAGATCCGCGCCGACGCCGACCTGGACACCGCGATCCTGGTGCTCACCACCTTCAACCGGGAGGACTACCTGGTCGAGGCGCTCGCCGCCGGGGCGTCCGGGTTCCTGCTGAAGAACTCCCGCCCGGAACAGCTCGCCGACGCCGTCCGGGCCGTGGCCGCCGGGGACGCGCTGCTCTCGCCCGAGGTGACCCGGTCGGTGATCGCCCGCGCGATGGGCAGCGGCGCCGCCGAACAGCCGGGGCCCGAGCCCTGCCCGGTGGCGGTCGAGCAGCTCACCGAGCGGGAGACCGAGGTGCTGCAACTGGTCGCGCGCGGGCTGAGCAACGACGAGATCGCCGCCGAACTGGTGCTGGGCCGCGCGACGGTGAAGACCCACGTGTCCAACGTGCTGACCAAGCTGGGGCTGCGGGACCGGGTGCAGGCGGTGGTGTTCGCGTATCGGAACGGGTTGGGCAGCTGA
- a CDS encoding alpha/beta fold hydrolase → MLVDQVREFSALVDTPSALAGWQDRLECGELTVPLDYRDPAAGTLTLAVSRLLPTRTSQGVVVTNPGGPGVEGRTLPAVIADSGMAALAEDRTIVGIDVRGTGGSTTLHCPELIDVQAPEVDTVSEEVALSYSADVAAANAACAESDGPLLASLTTQNAARDLDLVRSALGEDTIDYYGTSWGTELGMAYLSAFPDRVGRMLLDSVTDPRQDAEAALDDIAAAVATFGEPDPEQPDGTTADIGYRPIDFTARTAFTCNAYTGADDPRTVWSSHEARSARFGLDPQERIAHPLSGDLPGTSVCAGWPFAPEPVAPEAGGHDGLQIVAHATEITTPAVWAERAHQSLGGSLLTLPDGAHGSLSSSSAAPAAVAFLRAGTPMG, encoded by the coding sequence ATGCTCGTCGATCAGGTGCGGGAGTTCAGCGCGCTCGTCGACACGCCGTCGGCGCTCGCCGGCTGGCAGGACCGGTTGGAGTGCGGGGAGCTCACGGTTCCGCTGGACTACCGCGACCCGGCAGCAGGCACCCTGACCCTCGCGGTCAGCCGGCTCCTGCCCACCAGGACCAGTCAAGGGGTCGTGGTCACCAACCCGGGCGGCCCCGGGGTGGAGGGGCGGACCCTGCCGGCGGTGATCGCCGATTCGGGGATGGCAGCGTTGGCCGAGGACCGGACCATCGTCGGGATCGATGTGCGGGGCACCGGCGGATCGACCACACTCCACTGCCCGGAGCTGATCGACGTGCAGGCGCCCGAGGTCGACACCGTCTCCGAGGAGGTCGCGCTGTCGTACTCGGCTGACGTGGCGGCGGCCAACGCTGCCTGTGCCGAGTCCGACGGCCCACTGCTGGCCTCCTTGACCACGCAGAACGCCGCCCGGGACCTGGACCTGGTGCGGTCGGCCCTCGGGGAGGACACGATCGACTACTACGGCACGTCCTGGGGCACCGAGCTCGGAATGGCGTACCTGTCGGCGTTCCCGGATCGGGTCGGGCGCATGCTGCTGGACAGCGTCACCGATCCACGGCAGGACGCCGAGGCCGCGCTGGACGATATCGCCGCAGCGGTCGCCACATTCGGTGAGCCCGATCCGGAACAGCCGGACGGAACGACCGCGGACATCGGGTACCGGCCGATCGACTTCACCGCGCGTACCGCCTTCACCTGCAACGCGTACACCGGTGCCGACGACCCGCGAACGGTGTGGTCGTCCCACGAAGCGCGGTCGGCGCGCTTCGGGCTCGACCCGCAGGAGCGGATCGCCCACCCGCTCTCCGGCGACCTCCCCGGCACCAGCGTGTGTGCCGGCTGGCCGTTCGCTCCGGAACCGGTGGCCCCGGAGGCAGGGGGGCACGACGGCCTGCAGATCGTGGCGCATGCGACCGAGATCACCACCCCGGCGGTGTGGGCCGAGCGGGCGCACCAGTCGTTGGGCGGATCCCTTCTGACTCTGCCGGACGGTGCTCACGGCTCGCTGTCCAGCAGTAGCGCGGCACCCGCTGCCGTCGCCTTCCTGCGCGCCGGCACCCCCATGGGGTGA
- a CDS encoding ABC transporter ATP-binding protein, which translates to MLELSGIRRSFGDRLVLDDVGFTVQRGKLTGFVGGNGAGKTTTMRIILGVLSSDAGTVTLDGAPLGDEQRRSFGYMPEERGLYPKMKIVEQIAYLARLHGYDKRTATTKATDLLTRLGLGERLNDPVDDLSLGNQQRAQIAAALVHDPEVLILDEPFSGLDPMAVDVVLNVLSEYAAQGVPVLFSSHQLDVVERLCDDVVVIAGGQIRAAGGREELRDQYAESRFEIHSGGDMGWLRTQPGVQVREFDGGYALFDADEQVAQQVLRTALESAPVQSFSPVRPRLAEIFRDIVTDEVRNDEEAAR; encoded by the coding sequence GTGCTAGAGCTGAGCGGCATCCGCCGGTCATTCGGCGACCGACTGGTCCTCGACGATGTGGGCTTCACCGTGCAGCGCGGCAAGCTCACCGGCTTCGTCGGCGGCAACGGCGCCGGGAAGACCACCACCATGCGGATCATCCTCGGAGTGCTCTCCTCCGACGCGGGCACCGTGACCCTGGACGGCGCGCCGCTCGGCGACGAGCAGCGCCGGTCCTTCGGCTACATGCCGGAGGAGCGCGGGCTGTACCCGAAGATGAAGATCGTCGAGCAGATCGCCTACCTGGCCCGGCTGCACGGATACGACAAGCGCACCGCGACCACCAAGGCCACCGACCTGCTGACCCGGCTCGGCCTGGGTGAGCGGCTGAACGACCCGGTCGACGACCTCTCGCTGGGCAACCAGCAGCGGGCGCAGATCGCGGCGGCGCTGGTGCACGACCCCGAGGTGCTGATCCTGGACGAGCCGTTCTCCGGTCTGGACCCGATGGCGGTCGACGTGGTGCTGAACGTCCTCAGCGAGTACGCGGCGCAGGGGGTGCCGGTGCTGTTCAGCTCGCACCAGCTGGACGTGGTCGAGCGGCTCTGCGACGACGTGGTCGTGATCGCCGGCGGGCAGATCCGCGCCGCCGGTGGTCGTGAGGAACTGCGCGACCAGTACGCGGAGTCCCGGTTCGAGATCCACTCCGGTGGTGACATGGGCTGGCTGCGCACCCAGCCGGGGGTGCAGGTGCGGGAGTTCGACGGCGGCTACGCCCTGTTCGACGCCGACGAGCAGGTCGCCCAGCAGGTGCTGCGGACCGCGTTGGAGTCGGCCCCGGTGCAGTCGTTCA